In Lolium rigidum isolate FL_2022 chromosome 7, APGP_CSIRO_Lrig_0.1, whole genome shotgun sequence, the DNA window CCAGTCAGAAGCTACTGCAAACTACAGGGCAAAATAAGGCGCAGGTGGAGTTTTGGATGAGGGGTAATTTTCTAGGAactcttgtactccctccgacccatgAAAGTtatctgagatttatcaaaattcagTATCTTAGTAAAGATTTTAACTACTTGTCAGTACCCCTTTGCCCTTTGGATGCAAATAATTTTTGAAGTTTATGGACAAAACTATGATTTCTGCAAGGAAAAGGAGATAGTAAAAACAGTGAGAATCCTTCAGTATCTGATATCACTAGCAGTATTTATATCCAGGATATTTCTCTCCGGCGATTTGATATACAAGAGTAAGATGGTTCATCAAGAAACACTACAGTATATGTTAGTCTGCAAGATTAGGACAGCTGCATAGAATAATTGATCCTCTGTACAAAGTCGTTAAATGTGAGCTGCTCTATGGTATAACTACAAAAAAACATACTACAACAGACCCATCACATAATGTGATGGTGCATGCTAAATCAAGACAATTCGTATGACGATAAACGACTCGCCCACCAAAGGGGAATGAAACAGttatgtgccaaaagaatacataAAGAATGCCCAACTCGTATCTGTTCTCCGTTAGAAAATCACAACAGCAACTTAGTTCTCCACATACAACCGACAACCTTTTTAGGAGATGGGTTGCTTGGGCCTTTGTCTCGTTGCCCAGAAGTGAAGTACAGCCAGCCATCCCAGTATCCTACCAAAGTGGTCTTGATTCGGAAAGGTAACCGCCCGATCACACTCCATTCCTGTATGCAGATGGAATTTCAGTAACATCACAATGCGTCTTTTGAAGATTCCCGTCCCATCGTTTTTTTCTTAAAGTTACTTAGCTTGAAATTTGGCAGAATATCACTCTAGATTAGAAATTTCGATGGGCAGAATGCTTTAACAGTATTTGAGAGCAGACCATAAAAAGAAGCATCACATGGCAAATAATAGCATGTTAATAGTAACCTAAGGCAATATTTCCCATCTTCCCCTCCTTTCATGAAATATTTTCTTAGAAAAAAGGTGTAAGGAATGATATGTACCAGTGTTTCCAAATTGAACCGAAATACTTCGCCAACCAAGGTCATCTTTTTAGTTATTGGGTGCTTTTCTGTGGTCCCACCAGCAATAATTAGAGAATTGTTGACATTCGTCCAAGCAAACTCTATATGTGAATCTGGCTTTGGCATAGGTGGAAGTTCTTTCCACTTCATTCCGTCATCAAGCATGTATACATCACTGTACACTATCTGCATAGGGAGAAGGTCAATAGAAGAGTTAAGATGAGAAAATTCTGTAAGAGAACAATGTAACTACAAGATGAAACATTTCACAGAAGCAAGTTAATTAACGTGTGACCTAAGAAATCATCATCTTTTGGGTAATCCATCCCATTATGGTAAACATGATTCGACAGATGGAACATATAAAGCATGAGAACGATTTTCGACAGATAGGGCATAATGTATTGTAACTACTCATGGAACAAaagacttgttttttttttctataaaaAATGCACTCCAGTAGATTCCTGTGCTGCTTAACCAAGAAATCGGACTCACGGTGTAGATCATGCTAGGTGTTCAATGTCAGTTTAATAGACGCAGGCATGCATGACATATTGGTAAGATCCACAACTAATGCACTAACTGATCTAAGTTCATATTTAAAATGTAAAACTTCCTGCTTCACATGTAGCAATTATCAAGTCTTCTTATATACCGATTAATCAACATATCAACATACCTCACTTCTTCTAACACATTTAAATATAGGTGATCCAGGCTTGGCCATAAAATCTCCTTCTTGACCACCAATAATAAGCAGCTTATCATTAGCAACAACACAGGCCCTGATGCAAAAGAAGTCAGGATCAAGGTATTAAGCTGCTAAACAGTACATCAGTATTGTTTTGGATTCAGGTTATGTGTCATGTAAATCATCATCAACTTTGCCTACTGTGCAACCAAATTTCTAACCCAGAAAGTATTCTAGTAATAATAATTGATTTACAAGATAGCCAACCAGAAAACAATTGATTCACAAGACGACCTAGCACAAAACGTTCAAAGATACCAGACGAAGAAATATCAAGAGTTTAAAATGATATAAGGTGTCTAGCAATTTCCCTTAAGAACGAAAATGACGACAAAAGATGTCATGTGAAGGCAAAGCAGCAAACCTATGTGGACCGCCACGTGGGACTGGTATCTCACTCCTCCACTCTTGCTCTAATGCTTTCCCATCCTTCACTGCGAGGCTCCAATGTTCAAGTCCAGGTTCATGTCTGTCCTCCTTACTGCCACCCATCACATGAAGCCTCCCTCTCCAAAGTTGTGTGGCTGGAGCATACCTGAACAAAATATTTACAGAAAGAAACTGAAAAAAGAGAATGGCAAATCTTCAAAATCCAAAGGTAGTATTTAAATTAATAGAAGAATGCAAGCACAAGTAAAAATGATGCATAATATGATGCCTAGGTTTAACCAGGAAAATGAAAGAAGACTTGTACCTAGGAACTGGCAA includes these proteins:
- the LOC124674924 gene encoding kelch repeat-containing protein At3g27220-like — its product is MARPAAKVLPAKHLAALAVVAVLGLVLVADFLWASSSSASFSIWSSSFSIWSSRVDISSRPTASPPPSATKKTKDNTSTGSMDISATFADLAAPELQWEQMAEAPVPRLDGAAIQIKNLLFVFAGYGTINYVHSHVDIYNFSDNTWGGKFDMPKEMAHSHLGMVTDGRFIYVVTGQYGPQCRGPTARNFVLDTETKEWHDLPPLPVPRYAPATQLWRGRLHVMGGSKEDRHEPGLEHWSLAVKDGKALEQEWRSEIPVPRGGPHRACVVANDKLLIIGGQEGDFMAKPGSPIFKCVRRSEIVYSDVYMLDDGMKWKELPPMPKPDSHIEFAWTNVNNSLIIAGGTTEKHPITKKMTLVGEVFRFNLETLEWSVIGRLPFRIKTTLVGYWDGWLYFTSGQRDKGPSNPSPKKVVGCMWRTKLLL